From Gossypium raimondii isolate GPD5lz chromosome 11, ASM2569854v1, whole genome shotgun sequence:
AATAGAACATACTATTGGTGATATTGTGGCTCAAGACAACCTAGGGTTGTTGCCAGGACATACACTTGGTGGCAAATCTGACGTGGGGGTGCCTTTATATGGATATTTAAGAGGAACCACCACCGATATGGGGCAGCAACTATTGGGTTTTAAGCCTTTTGGTAGTGGTGCAATTGAAAATGGGTTTCCTCGTGGAAGTACTATCGGAAGCAGCACTATATTTGGTGCCTTTGGGAACAATATAAGGATGGGAGGCAACGGCGAATTTCGAGGGGCGGGCAAGAGCTTTGGCCTCCTCAAAtggaaaatttgttttttagtcTCCTAGTAAATGATagaattaaaagttattatgtGGTAAAATTGTACTCCCCCCCccccaataaaaaaatttctatatagTCCTTTCAAAGTGATGAAATCATAagtgaatataaaataaaattacactttaacctcacaaaaatttataatacaatTTCGACCCCCttaaaaaaattaggatttCCCTTATGACAAGttagtatatttttaattttaaaagttatgttaatttatcaatttcaactcTTTTCTTCAATATTAAATTGTTCACTTATATAACAATGGGATTAATTGCTCGACAACTTATAATACAATGATCCACCAAGTTTGTATTTGATGTTTTGtctatataaattaatacacaTCAATAAATTAGATCATGTCTTCTTAttgttgaacaaaaaaaatgagcGATCTAAAGAGAATCCACCAGTTCAAGTGATATTGGAGACATATCTAACTTGATCTTAACTATGGTTAATTAATCGAGACCCTAGCTAGATCATTACggattgaaaaaaattgtttctcCAAACTATGAAGTTATCATGAGtatcaaaatccaaaaattttcttgaaggaccaaaattaaagaataaatttgaGAGAGTAAAAATGTAAGTTTACTTTTATACTAACTTAGAATCATATTCGACtttgtaaagaaattatatGAAGAAGAATTGTCAAATTTCCTGCACCcaagattgaaatttttgaatcacttgaaaacataattttgatCAACCTATCAATTTTAGCTTTGCAACttatctcatattatttgtgtttatgatattcaaaattcataaattcaAGAACAAATAATTAGATGCCATTTCatcaattgaataaatcaaaatcaactaTATCATTTCCATAAttagaatttgtaaaagttttgggattcctagataaaattttgaaaggcaTGGATTCTCTTACGTGTCGCCCCTTGTAAAATCTTGCCAACCATATCccctcatttatttcaaaaaaatcttGACAGGTGGACTTTCTTAATATGTAAGATGTTTCTAAAAAATCAACCCAAAAATTTCCCTCCAAAACCTTCATTCCCTTCGCTATTTAAACAAGTCATTGGCCGCTCCACTCAGaaacaaaccctaaaattatctTCTTCCATATATCCTTCAttgaaattagggtttttgtCAAGTCCTAAAacaatgagaagaaaaaaaggtcACACTTGCATGATATCTAATGATAGTGTGAGAATAGGTAGTCTCAAGAAAAGGAGGTTCGGGctaatgaaaaagatgatgacTTGACTATTCCTTGTGTTGATAGTACTTGTCTTGTAATCTATAGCCCTGATGAAAGTGAGCTGACGGTGTGGCCGTCACACACCGAGTTGCAAGGAAAACTCGACGAGTACTAGAAGACGTCCGAGTTAGATCGGTTAAAGAAGATGGTAAATCAGGAAACCTACCTCAAAGCAAGGATCACCAAAGCCAATGAGCAGTGACTGCATGCGCACATgtatagaaaaaaaacaatttaaaggtGCAATTTTAACTGTAATTGGATAGTGCCAATTGTAATATATGTACTGTCAATGGAACATTAGAGcattccaaggatcgaacccaaagaATTGCCGGTAAATGtgtttatcaagttaattacaaattaaaaaattactaatctaatcgaaTCGGAGAACCTAAGAGCTTGATTCATCTTCATTTACAAAAGTCTTTAACAAGAAaggagaaaggaaataaaaaaatttactctagaaagaaaagagaaaatctaatataaaaatgaaaaaaaacttaaccctaaaacaatagaaaactaaaaaaaactatcagccaaaaaaatctaaaatgataggCTTATAAAGTTGTATTTATAGCCTGCTAACATCTAAGCTAACATCAATCATTTTGCCCTAAAGTGAAAAATAGACTTAAGCTTGTTGGATATAAAATTGCCTATGCAGGTTTTTCACCCGTCATGCAACGGTATCGCGATACTCAGGCTTGGGTGTCACGATACCCACAAAATTCTTGAGATTGGGAATCTTAGGGTGTTGGTATCATGATAACATTACTAGGTATCCCCATATCATTGTAGTTGGCCTGAATTCTCTTCTATAACCATTACCCAGGCTTGGGTTTCACGATACCCATAAAATTCTTAAGATTGGGGATCTTGGGGAGTCGGCATCACGATAACCATTACTAGGTATCCCCATATCATTGTAGTTGGCCTGAATTCTCTTCATTTCAGCACTTTCAGGGGTATCACGACTTCTATTGCCTGAGTGTCGTGATATCCCTTTTCCTAGAGGTGATTTCTTCGATTTTAGGTCATCTTCAACTCATTACACCACTCAATCACATTGTTAGGTTTCCCATAGTACGATTCGCTaatttgggtctcaaaatggtgttaaaattaaacaaaaaattttattaatgcttagaactaaaaatcaagaaaaacatGTAAAAGATATGTAAATTGCTTATGAATAAGCTTCTCAAGTGTACTAGAGATCCTAATTTGATGTATCAAATTACGGTAGATCAAGCAGCTAAGGAAGTTACAAAGGAGGAACAAATAAGTTGAAATGGGCCATTTGATACTTCAAATTGAACGAGGGAAAGGGGTTGATGAGCTCGACAATGGTACTGAACTTCATGGGCTAATATGGTTGGTGGAGGAGAAGATGGAAGAGATGCGAAAACGTATCGAGTTCTTTCATTTACTCCCTCACAGAGACCCGACAGCTCAAACAGTTGACAGCAGACACAAGCCATTAATGTTGGCTCAATGGTTTACCAATATGATAAACAACAATGAAAATACTTTTGGTGATATTTTGGCTCAAGACAACCTATGGTTTCTGCCAGGACGTACACTTGGTGGAAAATTCAACGTAGGGGTGCCATTATATAGAGATTTAAAAGGAACCACCACCGATATAGGGCAATAACTATGGGTTTTAATCCTTTTGGTGGTGGTGCAATTAAAATAGGATTGCCTCATGTGAGTACTATCAGAAGCAGCAATATATTTGGTGCCTTTGGGAACGATATAGGGATGAGAGGCAAAGGTGAATTTAGAGGGGTAAGAAAAGGCTTTTTCCCCCCTCAAAtggaaaatttgttttttagttcCCTAATAAGTGATAGAATTAAAAGTTATTGtgtggtaaaattgtactttggccccccaaaataaaaagatttctATATAGTCCTTTTAAAGTGATGAAATCATAAGTGAATACAAAATacaattacactttaacccaacaaaaaaatttataatacaatTTCAACCCCCttacaaaaataagaattttcccCTGATGACAAGATAGTATTTTTCAATGTTAATAGGTATCGTAGTTTATCAATTTCAACTcttttcttcaacattaaattGTTCACTTATATAACAATGGGATTAATTGTTAACAACTTATAATACAATGACCCACCAAGTTTGTATATGATGTATTGtctatataaattaatacatgtcaataaattaaataatgtattCTTATTgttgaacaaaaaaatgaatgagTAATCCAAAGAGAACCCACCACTTCAAGTGATATTGGAGACATATCTCATTCAATCTTAACTATGGTTAATTAATCAAGACTCTAGCCAGATCATTATGGATTGAGAATGATTGTTTCTCTAAACCAAAAAGTTACCATAAGTATTAAGATCTAATATAGTTTGTCACATACAAGTACGGGTGAGCAAAATTTGATTCGgctcaaaaaattgaaaaaaaaaattcaaattttgaattattcaaatcgagttaattgaatcaactcgaatcttttttttaatttcgggTTCTAGTCGAGTTgtgttttcgaattcgaatatttgaataattcgaataaattgaatatcaaactatattacattaaattttaaatttatattattccaAAGCCCAGTTTCCCCCCAAAAACCGTCTGCCCCCAACCGGCCAGCCCACCATTTTCCCAATTTTCCCCAAATTAAACCCCCAAAtccattcttcttcttcaaaaattcctaaattaaactctccattcttcttcttcctcattTGGTCATTCAACCCCCTCCCCCAAATCAAAATCCCTACctccattcttcttcttcttcatcagtTCATTGAGCTTTCTTAGGTTAGGCAAATGCCTCACCATCTccgtaaaaaaaatatttttaaaaaagtttacataaaaataaacaccaaagcaattttttaaaatttaactcaaacaaatatatttgattcgattcgattcgaatttcatctcactcAACTCGATTAGAGagaatttcaaatcgagttaggatgataaaataggattcgtcaactcaattaactcaaaattttaatatatgcgTCTCATTTACATATCCATACGAATCATACGCATAGGCATCCTAATACCGCTAGCCTCCACAATCACCATCATAGCTCCAATTGGCTATTGAATCTCAATTCGTCGAACTTGACCAATCGTCATATCCAAATTGGTCACTCGTCCACCTATAACAATTGTCAGACATGATTAAACATAGTTTTCAACAAggcaaaaaatttaaattaataaaaagaaaataagaatctATATAATTCCCTCATCTTTCGAGTAATATTATCTCACAAacaactaacttaactaacacaTTTACACTATTACAATACCTGCAATGacaccaacaacttgactgcACGCTAGTGTACGAACATTGAGTAGAGAATTAgcacaaaatataaagaattagAAGTGGCTTTTATTGCAAGTGTGATAGGTcagttataatatttatatgtgttacaatggaacacgaAGTATTCCAATGACCGAACCTAAGGGATTGTCAATTGATAAGTGCAATCTTCAAGCTAATTACAAGTTAAGTAATTACTAGCCTAATTGAATTGGAAATTATTAGTGCAAACCAAATGGAAAATTGTATTAAAACTGATTCTAAATCAACAAATAAGAACACTAACTAATTTTCATCCTTTTTACTAAAAACGATAAAAATGGATTTAACCGATAGTCAAATGATTTGTTAATcactaattaaactaataaatcTATGTTGATTATATTGTTTGTCACTCTTAACTAGGAATCTCCTCTCAGTCTCATCCTAAACTAAAAGATACCATCTAAGCTCTCCTCTCAGTCTCACTTAGGCATATAAACCTCCTCTTGGTCTCACAATTTAgcataaaagtatcaaaatcctACACGATAGAGTCTTCTCTCAGTCTCGGCTATCTAAATCTTCCACTAAAGGCATCAATTCTAGTGTAATATGCAATTCAATAGAATTgaacaaacaaataatcaaaacaTAGATAATAACTTAGTTAAGTAACTAACTCATCAATCAACCAATAAAACAATTTAGCACATGATAAAGCTCAACAaccaaataaatatttcatcGAGTAGTTGGTaagcaaaatataaaagtaaaggTAAGAAATGTTTATTTAGATGTAGAACCCATGAAGCCCAAAAGATTGATCCATCTCCATTTacagaatttttaattaaaaattaagaaataaaaaataaaataaaatatattctaaaaagaaaatagaagagaaaagtCACTctaaaaatgagaagaaaagaaaagaataaaaacctGTCTAATGTCTAACCCAATTCTACACTACCCTACTCATCTAGCCATCTactaaaatgagaataaattttggtttatatgggacacaattaaaagactaaaatgcccttaatgttTTTACAATGTTTAGggattttaattaaagaatgaTTGTAAAATGCCCTTAAAAACGCAAGTCAGCGTCCTTTGTAAACACTGTGACGTCGACTACTCGTCACGACATTAGGTTGCAATGTTGCAACGTCAAGTGTTTCCACATCACGACAAGGTATCTGTTTTGGTCCCAATGTGTTTGTCCTCAATGTCACTACTTCCTTGACTTGTGGCCGCGACCTAGGCTACAGTTCCTTCCTCAAAGTGCTTCTTTAGTTCCCAATTGGTCTTATATAACTACataaccttatttagatatcaaaatcataaaataacataGAAATTGCTTAAAATCACACTTTTACTACTTAAACACATAAAAACACAAATTGACTCTAAAATGACTCGATTCTACTTCAAACATGTTAAAATGTGTGCAAAGGAACAACAAATAAATAGGTCAAATTACGGTAGATCAATGGCTGACATGCACCAaactacaaataatttaaacacaacaattacgtacaagaaaacaaattgatttgaaaacaATTTAAGGGTAAAAGCAACATTAGTTTCTTACCTCTACTCattcttcaaaaatattttttgctattttaattttatttaatatttgatttaatgtcTTGTCAGCAACTATAAAGCCTTGACATTTTATCAACAGCAAAGTTAATgtgtagggactaaaatgcCAAATTTTCTAATGTACAAAGACtaaaatgtttcttttaatagtagaaggactaaaatgaactTTATGGTGTGGTACAAGGAAAccaacttaaaatttgaaacctAAATAAGGATGTCTAGTGAAATTAAtctattcttttttattcttttgtaaCAAGCCCAAGAATAAGGTAACTTAGTGTTCAATTTGGCTGCTAAACGGGTAGTTCAAATTGGGGTGTAATCTAATCGAGTCAAACTTGAGTAGTAGCATGCTTGAGCTAGAGTTAACTCAGAATTTAAGGCTTAATACTTGGTTCAAACTCAATCGAACATGAATTTCTAAGCTCAAGCTTGATTAAGTTAGCTTGTATTCAAGTTCACATCTTGTATTCAAGTTTGGATCTAGCATGTTAAAAAGTTTGACATTTAACACTCAAACCAACAACAAAGTTGACAGAAAGATCTAATTGATACAATATCAATACTTTAAATactcaattaaaacattttgaaatttgaaaatcaacTTACAATTTTAAAACCTAATTCGAGGATGTCTAGTGAAATTAATCcaattcttttatattattttgtaaacgAAGTCCCAACGGCAGGGTAACCagaaaatgaatgtttgaatAACAGTAAAGGAATAATTCAGAAACTAAAAGGTCATAGCTACAACGTGTTTGGTATAATAATTCAACTTGTTGACGAGGTTTTGGCAGATAAGAAAGtgattgaaagaataaaaaataagcaACTTTACAAGAAAGTTTCCTCTTTTTTTCccctgaaaaataaaatggaccATGTGTTCCAAAGAATCTTCTTTTTTCTCGGAATCCAAACACCAACCATGAAAAAGTTCAGCTTTACCTTCTGCAGGATAcacagagaaagaaaagaaaatctggGTTTTTAGTCAGAAAATCATATTAGTCATCAGCAAATCATATGGGAAATTGGAACCCGTTATATCATAATAACTGTTTCTAGATTTTATTTATGGGTAAactattatcatttaattattcaattttgtcgtaacttttaaaattgacataatgacaattttaacccttaatgtttataaattatgtcaatttaatctattttaaagaATTCAACTCTCAAACATTTACACATAAtgtaatttaagttttttttgtaattttatcttttaaaagaacaagaaaagattaaatttattatcttattaagcattttcatttttgaacattttcaatcaaattcatgAGGTAAAAGGatcacaaagaaaaattaaagtacaaaaaactaaattatacaatgtgtaaatgttgagagttagattttagaattaagactaaattgacataatgtctaaatgttaaatattaaagttgctattatatcacttttaaaagattgaataattgtgtaataattttgtaactttttataattaagtgacaaaaaaattactaatagttgGATGACTACTATTGTAGTTTACCTTTTTACTACACGAGAACATTTTGACAAAGATCAAAACTAATCCATGTTTAAACATACACCCGAGTTCAAATAACATAACAACGAGTTCCccttttgttaaaacaagttaGGGTAAATAACACTTCTTCCTAGAATTTACAGTAAGTTTTCTCTATGCAGCAACTTCAGTTAACGGAACTTCGACCAACAGCGGTTTTGTTGTTGTCATCGGAGTTGCAGAAGTCTCAGGTTTTGGTTGCCAGAACTCGGTATATTGGAATTCGATTTGTAACCGGTGATGTAACGGTGTTGATGCCATTAAACCCTTCTTAATATCAGCTTGCATTTCCCTAATAGGTATAGCAGCTAAGAAGCTCTTTATGTATTCCTTGCAAGACTCTTTTCCTTGACACACAACCTCCTCGGGTTCTGCGGGTTTGGTTAATACGGATCCTGAAACAGAACCGTCTTCCTTACTGTTGACTTGTTGAGCCTGTGAAATTTGCGGTTCGGTCGTAGCTGGTGCTACCTGCTGATCACCAGTTGGTTTCTCATCTGATGATTGAGTTGCATTTGGTAGCTTGTGAATTACGGTATTGTTGTCGAATTTCAAAATGTAAGCTTGATTGCATCCTTCATAAAGCCGCTCTCCTAATGTGTCGATGATGTAGTAAGCTTCCGGTTCGACCTTAAGGATAAAAAAATGGTCGTTCCAACTAACGATGTAAACATGCGATTCACCACTTTTTAGACATTCTTCACCGGCACGATTGATCTCATCCCAAATGCTATCAAAAGACATTGCACCATGcaaaaaatcaaacttttccTCATCCATTCCCTCCGGATGGAAAAACCCGATAAAGGACTTTCTTGGAACTACAGTAAGGGGACGTATTTTTGCTTGGAGAACAGTCTCGAGATCAAAGTGCTTGTCGGGGAACCGCTCCCTATAAGTCTCATTTTCACAGAGATTCCTCCATTCCAGCGAGCCGTCTCTGATCAAACTATCAAGTTGAGACTTAATTGGCATCAGATCACGATTCTTCTGAAACCAATCGGCAATAACAGCAACAAGGGCCGTACATGCACTTTCACCGGCAGCTCGCTCGTTTCGTTGATCAATAGAAGCAAAGAAGACTTGCGCTCGAAGCTTCATGTGTCCATCACGGCTTACCACTTCTTTTTGTTCCCAAGTCCCAACAGCAAAATTATCATCCCCGAATTCAGAAACCGAAGAACGATTAGCAGATGAATCTTCATCTTTGTGCCACTGCCAATATCAAAATCCCAAATCAGATACACAAACACATGCAATTTAAACTTTACgagaaaaaaaatcgaaaaatgaTTCTTACCCCGAGTGCAAGAGATTCATCCGAGCTAAGTTGACGGCGGTCAAAATCGATGTCATCTCCACCTTCTTCTCCATATGATTTCTTCAACAATGGCTCCCCTTTGGCTTTCGGGGATCTGAAACTCAGTTTCCTTTTTCTCCAAGGCAAAATGCTGCGTTTCGAACTCTGCAGCAATGAAGGCTCCAACACTGATGTAGCAGAATCCTCAACATTTGAGCAGCCAACATCGGATTTACAATTGCTGTAGTAAACCCAATCCTCACCTTCCTCGATCTTCAAACTGGAGTAAAACGATCCTCCAGCAAAATTTGCATACGCCAAAGTACCGTAACTAAATGACTTCCGAACAACCGAATCATCCTTTCCCTCATCCGATTCTCCTTCGTCGAATTCATCAAGTGAATCTGTGTCCAACGGATACTCACCATCATCACTCCTAGCAGAACACCTTCCATCACTTCCCTCATCGTCACGACAAGCCTTTTTTGCTGTCCTTGTAGAAACATACTCTgtaaaaattttcacttttctaAGACCAGCTTTAATTGCCGAAACCTCATCCTTTTCCATCGAGACCGGGAGAGGCGATGCAACAATGGGTACTAATGCTCTTTGTACCGGCTCAACAGTTTCTTGAGCAGCTCGTAATTCCAACAAACTAAGCGATATCTAAACAATCAACAAGACCCTAAAATtagaacaaaacataaaaaccaAAAGAATGATGAATCAATCATAGTTCCGCACAAAAGACACATACACAAAGTTGCAGACCAGGCTTGGTAGCACCAGCGGAGACTGTGAGTGGGAAATTTAACTCGAACCCTTTCTGTTCCGAAGAAGAAGCATATTCACCGAGATTCATCGATGCTGTCCCGATGATCAAAGGAAACTTGTTCTTAGCTCCCTGATTCAAG
This genomic window contains:
- the LOC105761683 gene encoding uncharacterized protein LOC105761683, coding for MVVKMMRWRPWPPLSSKKYEVKLIVRRLEGWDPVRESTDKPEKLTVEIRWKGPKASLSSLRRTVKRNFTKEADAGDQNGVVLWDEEFQTLCSLSAYKENVFHPWEITFSVLNGLNQGAKNKFPLIIGTASMNLGEYASSSEQKGFELNFPLTVSAGATKPGLQLCISLSLLELRAAQETVEPVQRALVPIVASPLPVSMEKDEVSAIKAGLRKVKIFTEYVSTRTAKKACRDDEGSDGRCSARSDDGEYPLDTDSLDEFDEGESDEGKDDSVVRKSFSYGTLAYANFAGGSFYSSLKIEEGEDWVYYSNCKSDVGCSNVEDSATSVLEPSLLQSSKRSILPWRKRKLSFRSPKAKGEPLLKKSYGEEGGDDIDFDRRQLSSDESLALGWHKDEDSSANRSSVSEFGDDNFAVGTWEQKEVVSRDGHMKLRAQVFFASIDQRNERAAGESACTALVAVIADWFQKNRDLMPIKSQLDSLIRDGSLEWRNLCENETYRERFPDKHFDLETVLQAKIRPLTVVPRKSFIGFFHPEGMDEEKFDFLHGAMSFDSIWDEINRAGEECLKSGESHVYIVSWNDHFFILKVEPEAYYIIDTLGERLYEGCNQAYILKFDNNTVIHKLPNATQSSDEKPTGDQQVAPATTEPQISQAQQVNSKEDGSVSGSVLTKPAEPEEVVCQGKESCKEYIKSFLAAIPIREMQADIKKGLMASTPLHHRLQIEFQYTEFWQPKPETSATPMTTTKPLLVEVPLTEVAA